Proteins from a genomic interval of Bradyrhizobium sp. CCBAU 53340:
- a CDS encoding ABC transporter ATP-binding protein, which yields MTTPTAVALEDAKVAFRLGDGRVYTAVEKAHLSVAQGEFVAIVGPTGCGKSTLLNVAAGLLKPAAGSVKIFDRPLAGLNRDAGYLFQADALFPWKTALDNVAIGLEIKGTPRTDALPRAQKWLTSVGLGAFAGRYPHMLSGGQRKRVALAQVLIRDPKILLMDEPFGPLDAQTRQVMGNLLLDLWNADRKAVLFVTHDLEEAIALADRVVIMSAGPSSRIIGDWRVTLPRPRDIFEVRLDKDFHALHREIWSVLKDEVMKGYAQSTHAAEAV from the coding sequence ATGACGACGCCCACGGCAGTGGCGCTGGAAGATGCCAAGGTTGCGTTCCGGCTGGGGGACGGGCGGGTCTACACGGCGGTGGAAAAGGCCCATCTTTCGGTCGCGCAGGGCGAATTCGTCGCCATCGTCGGGCCAACCGGCTGCGGAAAGTCCACGCTGCTCAACGTCGCCGCTGGGTTGCTCAAGCCGGCCGCCGGCAGCGTCAAGATCTTCGACCGGCCGCTTGCCGGGCTGAACCGGGACGCCGGCTACCTGTTCCAGGCCGACGCGCTGTTCCCCTGGAAGACTGCGCTCGACAATGTCGCGATCGGGCTCGAGATCAAGGGCACGCCGCGCACTGATGCGCTGCCGCGGGCGCAGAAATGGCTGACCTCCGTCGGCCTCGGCGCCTTTGCGGGCCGCTATCCGCACATGCTCTCCGGCGGCCAGCGCAAGCGCGTGGCGCTGGCGCAGGTCCTGATCCGCGATCCCAAGATCCTGCTGATGGACGAGCCGTTCGGGCCGCTCGATGCGCAGACCCGCCAGGTGATGGGCAATCTGCTGCTCGACCTCTGGAACGCCGATCGGAAGGCCGTGCTGTTCGTGACTCATGATCTGGAAGAGGCGATAGCGCTCGCCGACCGCGTCGTGATCATGTCGGCCGGACCGTCCTCGCGCATCATCGGCGACTGGCGCGTGACACTGCCGCGCCCGCGCGACATCTTCGAGGTGCGGCTGGACAAGGATTTCCATGCGCTCCACCGCGAGATCTGGAGCGTGCTTAAGGACGAGGTGATGAAGGGCTACGCGCAATCCACCCATGCGGCGGAGGCAGTCTGA